One window from the genome of Haloprofundus halobius encodes:
- a CDS encoding YrzE family protein, giving the protein MKRKTRALLIAIGVLLSVFVPAAVAIADTDTYYVGEGAHFAAIDGPDLEVGYQLWASSGNPFPDDNTVDLDPLPSISSDGPTSLTVDSHDDEWTTFSNVDAGDDEITIDGDSRSAVGFGGDVESFEYGDVSAAGEDNGETDLVYSGPGGTTTSLTLNDVPASTGIAAVDLDSGEILDSTASNGDGVATLDVPNDGSDREIDIIQTGSQVPSIDDPSPRRGDYVSDRNVTLSASVENAGDDEFTVEFYVNNSGEWESVGSETSSGEEVSVDYTADPGENEWTAVIQEQDTDPEDAVSYTFVTPNDLTIHNASNTSKLIDDDVDVTIESLTGDYYDERSTSDGTLDLSGVPREDLRFTFDADGYANRSVITTDPSQRVYTTLQREDDDDTFRQCYELVDESGRFETSSTYLMSQVRINGTHRDVMGAQFGAANIACLTLEDGEEYRMAVENQDSVRKGVGGYSADSSRKDEVLPIIIEEAGLGIPEGETYATDIYAERINDTDKGRVVFKFDAGTADVEDLSLSVYERNNEDTPLFETTQFGEVSIYSETVALSEEQLDDTFIVEWSATIDDEEVSNKVPVGVSGINVDLGLSSTWMTIVGSLLVIFVGGMFGGIHAGIGAVVTAGFSGLLVLIGWLDIPETVVVFAITVGIGFYISGRLN; this is encoded by the coding sequence ATGAAGCGGAAGACCCGAGCACTGCTCATCGCCATCGGCGTACTTCTCAGCGTTTTCGTCCCGGCAGCTGTCGCCATCGCCGACACGGACACGTACTACGTCGGTGAGGGCGCGCACTTCGCCGCCATCGACGGACCGGACCTCGAAGTCGGATACCAGCTGTGGGCCAGCAGCGGGAATCCGTTCCCCGACGACAACACGGTCGACCTCGACCCGCTCCCATCAATCTCCTCGGACGGACCGACATCACTCACAGTCGACAGCCACGACGACGAGTGGACGACGTTTTCGAATGTCGACGCCGGCGACGACGAGATCACCATCGACGGCGACTCGAGGAGCGCTGTCGGATTCGGCGGCGACGTCGAGTCGTTCGAGTACGGCGACGTATCGGCGGCGGGCGAAGATAACGGGGAGACGGACCTCGTCTACTCCGGCCCCGGCGGAACCACGACCTCGCTGACGCTCAACGACGTTCCGGCGAGTACGGGCATCGCGGCGGTTGACCTCGATTCCGGTGAGATTCTGGACTCGACGGCGAGCAACGGTGACGGTGTCGCGACGTTGGACGTGCCCAACGACGGGAGCGACCGGGAGATAGACATCATCCAGACGGGGTCACAGGTCCCAAGCATCGACGATCCGTCGCCTCGACGCGGGGACTACGTCAGCGACAGAAACGTCACGCTGAGTGCATCTGTCGAGAACGCGGGTGACGACGAGTTTACTGTCGAATTCTACGTGAACAACTCCGGCGAGTGGGAGTCCGTCGGTTCGGAGACGAGTTCGGGCGAGGAGGTAAGCGTGGACTACACGGCTGACCCCGGAGAAAACGAGTGGACAGCGGTCATCCAGGAACAGGACACCGACCCGGAAGACGCCGTGTCTTACACCTTTGTGACACCGAACGACCTCACGATTCACAACGCCTCGAACACGTCGAAACTCATCGATGACGACGTCGACGTCACCATCGAGTCGCTGACCGGCGACTACTACGACGAACGGAGTACGAGCGACGGCACGCTGGATCTGTCCGGCGTCCCTCGTGAGGACCTCCGGTTCACGTTCGACGCGGACGGATACGCGAACCGATCGGTCATCACGACGGACCCGAGTCAGCGCGTCTACACCACGTTGCAGCGCGAGGATGACGACGATACGTTCCGGCAGTGCTACGAGCTGGTCGACGAGAGCGGGCGCTTCGAGACCTCATCGACGTACCTCATGAGTCAGGTCCGGATCAACGGGACTCACCGTGACGTGATGGGTGCTCAGTTCGGCGCTGCGAACATCGCGTGTCTCACGCTCGAGGACGGCGAAGAGTACCGAATGGCCGTCGAGAATCAGGACAGCGTCCGGAAAGGTGTCGGAGGCTACAGCGCGGATAGCTCCCGCAAGGACGAGGTCCTCCCGATAATCATCGAGGAGGCGGGACTCGGCATCCCGGAAGGGGAGACGTACGCGACGGACATCTACGCCGAACGCATCAACGACACGGATAAGGGACGAGTAGTCTTCAAGTTCGACGCCGGGACGGCCGACGTCGAGGACCTCTCGCTGTCGGTCTACGAGCGCAACAACGAGGATACACCGCTGTTCGAGACGACGCAGTTCGGTGAGGTCTCGATTTACAGCGAGACGGTGGCGCTCTCGGAGGAGCAACTCGACGACACGTTCATCGTCGAGTGGTCGGCGACGATCGACGACGAAGAGGTGAGTAACAAGGTCCCGGTCGGCGTCTCCGGCATCAACGTCGACCTCGGACTGTCGTCGACGTGGATGACCATCGTGGGGTCGCTCCTGGTCATTTTCGTGGGTGGCATGTTCGGCGGTATCCATGCCGGCATCGGGGCTGTCGTCACGGCCGGATTTAGTGGCCTGTTGGTGCTCATCGGCTGGCTGGATATCCCGGAGACTGTCGTGGTCTTCGCGATAACGGTCGGCATCGGCTTCTACATAAGCGGGAGGTTGAACTGA
- a CDS encoding DEAD/DEAH box helicase translates to MSQQVAKVDTLFLHESGGRDDYTVVATRDGERLFRGRLGLKETNAGPRPGKFRIVEGSSEEPRSPDQFVELARRASRIRISQQTSQHGRNELQEMLDGYQLDALVVRTCRFCASGGRYSPITEETAIKTDREYICPDCAIRELERELSFKGNLTAAAQDRLEELLLDVQDLDRITNLLQGNLDPDLTKFDEISATVEDVDPVPTSGLDLHPKLQGMTEERFENLLPVQSLSVRNGLFDGRDQLVVSATATGKTLVGELAGLNRVLEGKGKLLFLVPLVALANQKYEDFQERYGHLANVTIRVGASRINDDGNRFDPNADIIVGTYEGIDHALRTGKDLGDIGSVVIDEVHTLKEDERGHRLDGLISRLKYYCESRSERREGYGGAQWIYLSATVGNPEWLARRLEATLIEFEERPVPIERHLTFADGQEKVRIENKLVRREFDTKSSKGYRGQTIIFTNSRRRCHEISRKLEYDAAPYHAGLDYGRRKKVERMFANQDLAAVVTTAALAAGVDFPASQVVFDSLAMGIEWLSVQEFSQMLGRAGRPDYHDKGKVYMLVEPDAAYHGSMEMSEDEVAFMLLKGEMEDVTTMYDESAAVEETLANITVAGRRAKRLNDRMLGEIPTKHAVGKLLEWKFIDGFEPTPLGRAITRHFLAPDEAFRILDGIRNGLDPYAIVAEMELAEDDL, encoded by the coding sequence GTGTCTCAGCAGGTCGCCAAGGTCGACACGCTGTTCCTCCACGAGAGCGGCGGCCGCGACGACTACACCGTCGTCGCCACCCGCGACGGCGAGCGCCTCTTCCGCGGTCGACTCGGCCTCAAGGAGACGAACGCCGGTCCCCGGCCCGGGAAGTTCCGCATCGTCGAGGGCTCCAGCGAGGAACCGAGAAGTCCCGACCAGTTCGTCGAACTGGCCCGCAGAGCGTCGCGTATCCGAATCTCTCAGCAGACCTCCCAGCACGGCCGGAACGAACTCCAGGAGATGCTCGACGGCTACCAACTCGACGCGCTCGTCGTCCGCACCTGTCGCTTCTGTGCCTCCGGCGGCCGCTACTCGCCCATCACCGAGGAGACGGCGATCAAGACGGACAGGGAGTACATCTGTCCGGACTGCGCGATTCGGGAACTGGAGCGCGAACTCTCGTTCAAAGGCAACCTGACCGCGGCGGCGCAGGACCGCCTCGAAGAACTCCTCCTCGACGTGCAGGACCTCGACCGCATCACGAACCTCCTGCAAGGGAATCTCGACCCCGACCTGACGAAGTTCGACGAGATCAGTGCGACTGTCGAGGACGTCGACCCCGTACCGACGAGCGGTCTGGACCTGCATCCGAAGTTGCAGGGAATGACCGAGGAGCGATTCGAGAACCTCCTGCCGGTGCAGAGCCTCTCGGTCCGAAACGGCCTCTTCGACGGGCGAGACCAACTGGTCGTGAGCGCGACGGCGACGGGCAAGACCCTCGTCGGCGAACTCGCCGGGCTGAACCGCGTGCTGGAGGGCAAAGGGAAACTGCTGTTTCTCGTCCCGCTCGTCGCCCTCGCCAACCAGAAGTACGAGGACTTTCAGGAGCGCTACGGCCACCTCGCGAACGTCACGATTCGGGTGGGAGCGTCGCGCATCAACGACGACGGCAACCGCTTCGACCCGAACGCGGACATCATCGTCGGCACGTACGAAGGCATCGACCACGCCCTCAGAACGGGCAAGGACCTCGGCGACATCGGAAGCGTCGTCATCGACGAGGTCCACACGCTGAAAGAAGACGAGCGCGGCCACCGCCTCGACGGTCTCATCTCGCGGCTGAAGTACTACTGCGAGAGTCGGTCCGAACGCCGCGAGGGCTACGGAGGCGCGCAGTGGATTTACCTCTCTGCGACCGTCGGCAACCCCGAGTGGCTGGCGCGGCGACTGGAGGCGACGCTCATCGAGTTCGAGGAGCGGCCCGTCCCCATCGAACGCCACCTCACGTTCGCCGACGGGCAGGAGAAGGTCAGAATCGAGAACAAACTCGTGCGCCGCGAGTTCGACACCAAATCCTCGAAGGGCTACCGCGGTCAGACCATCATCTTCACCAACTCGCGCCGGCGCTGTCACGAGATCTCCCGGAAACTGGAGTACGACGCCGCGCCGTACCACGCCGGACTGGACTACGGGCGACGGAAGAAAGTCGAGCGGATGTTCGCCAATCAGGATCTGGCGGCCGTCGTGACGACGGCGGCGCTGGCGGCCGGTGTCGACTTCCCCGCCTCGCAGGTCGTGTTCGACTCGCTGGCGATGGGTATCGAGTGGCTCTCCGTCCAGGAGTTCAGCCAGATGCTCGGCCGCGCGGGCCGACCCGACTACCACGACAAGGGGAAGGTGTACATGCTGGTCGAACCCGACGCCGCCTACCACGGCTCGATGGAGATGAGCGAGGACGAAGTCGCGTTCATGCTCCTGAAAGGCGAGATGGAGGACGTCACAACGATGTATGACGAGTCCGCCGCCGTCGAGGAGACGCTCGCGAACATCACCGTCGCGGGAAGGCGAGCGAAGCGCCTGAACGACCGGATGCTCGGCGAGATTCCGACGAAACACGCCGTCGGCAAGTTGCTCGAATGGAAGTTCATCGACGGTTTCGAACCCACTCCCTTGGGCCGAGCCATCACGCGACACTTCCTCGCGCCCGACGAGGCGTTCCGGATTCTGGACGGGATACGGAACGGTCTCGACCCCTACGCCATCGTCGCCGAGATGGAACTGGCCGAAGACGATCTCTGA
- a CDS encoding ArnT family glycosyltransferase → MVAQDVNHLLVTLQSTMLDRITHQTESVLYRFDRLHHLFLWILPAIAALPLLTAATPIQYRATREVAGYFQTLSFVRDGFGAFTYITPRESFSALHLHSLLNTPFVALGYPSGMRLINFVIAIGVVVLVGSFVARHYGYLAGTITAFSLWAHPLFLRFSFGYLPEALSILLTAGAAIAMYQFAQTDENRWYLASVGLLAVAMTNHMWEATVALPLSALCLYARRYRHAVGVPLVVATMFALIWYIRRIYGPVESGQLLGYSVLKTGLTVYARPEWWLSHFSWHPIHIAFTLTLPASILAFAYWTNRTRHDQTAWNVLLSSWLASGITLIVLLPHGFAGHDYYLWALLAPLAMTVGVVVTEDLASVLPSVSTRQVALGLAGLLLVAAVTNGWLLEAAVLGGTGLPVVSSPDGQVQPSNNLTHEQTINAGLEISDSEIETVSEVTFVGDWEQNYYSSVGRVLIYSGHLVKGWEDPRNAGHDYHGDYSPRFAQSPDEANDCKLMVIHTGDDIIVSECKS, encoded by the coding sequence TTGGTAGCGCAAGACGTAAACCATCTTCTTGTAACGCTTCAAAGTACGATGTTGGACAGAATCACTCACCAAACCGAATCCGTACTCTATCGGTTTGATAGATTACACCATCTCTTCCTTTGGATTCTCCCCGCGATTGCGGCACTCCCCCTGCTCACGGCAGCGACACCGATCCAGTACCGAGCGACCCGCGAGGTCGCAGGCTACTTCCAGACGCTCTCGTTCGTCCGGGATGGCTTCGGCGCGTTCACATACATCACTCCCCGGGAAAGTTTTAGCGCACTCCACCTGCATAGCCTCCTCAACACGCCGTTCGTGGCGCTCGGCTACCCGAGCGGGATGCGGCTCATCAACTTCGTCATCGCCATCGGCGTCGTCGTCTTGGTCGGTTCGTTCGTCGCTCGCCACTACGGCTACCTTGCGGGAACCATCACTGCGTTCAGTCTGTGGGCACATCCGCTCTTCCTCCGGTTTTCGTTCGGCTACCTCCCGGAAGCCCTCAGCATCCTCCTGACCGCAGGAGCCGCAATCGCGATGTACCAGTTCGCCCAGACAGACGAAAACCGCTGGTATCTCGCAAGCGTCGGCCTGCTCGCCGTCGCGATGACGAACCACATGTGGGAGGCCACGGTTGCGCTCCCGCTGTCCGCGCTCTGCCTGTACGCGCGTCGATACCGGCACGCGGTCGGCGTCCCCCTCGTCGTTGCGACGATGTTCGCCTTGATTTGGTACATCCGACGGATCTACGGTCCCGTCGAGTCCGGGCAACTGCTTGGCTACTCGGTTCTCAAGACCGGCCTCACGGTCTACGCACGTCCGGAGTGGTGGCTGAGCCACTTCTCGTGGCATCCCATCCACATCGCGTTCACGCTCACGCTCCCCGCGAGCATCCTCGCGTTCGCGTACTGGACAAACCGCACTCGACACGACCAGACGGCGTGGAACGTCCTCCTCTCGTCGTGGCTTGCGAGCGGCATCACGCTCATCGTCCTGCTCCCCCACGGGTTCGCTGGACACGACTACTACCTCTGGGCGCTCCTCGCACCGCTCGCGATGACGGTCGGCGTCGTCGTGACCGAGGATCTGGCCAGCGTTCTTCCGTCGGTGTCGACGCGACAGGTCGCGCTCGGGCTCGCGGGGCTCCTCTTGGTCGCCGCGGTCACAAACGGCTGGCTTCTTGAAGCCGCGGTACTCGGTGGGACTGGACTTCCCGTAGTGAGCTCGCCAGATGGCCAAGTCCAACCCTCAAACAATTTAACTCACGAACAGACGATTAATGCAGGGCTGGAAATTAGTGACTCTGAAATCGAGACAGTATCGGAAGTGACGTTCGTCGGTGACTGGGAACAGAACTACTATTCGTCGGTGGGGAGAGTTCTCATCTACTCTGGTCATCTCGTTAAAGGCTGGGAAGACCCACGAAATGCCGGCCACGACTATCACGGAGATTATTCGCCGAGATTCGCTCAATCACCTGATGAGGCAAACGATTGTAAACTGATGGTGATCCATACTGGGGACGACATTATTGTTTCAGAGTGCAAATCATGA
- a CDS encoding DUF7563 family protein produces MATHLSAVAGERRCLNCGGHVTEQFCRVFGDLDDRVHRCPSCDNGNRISRGSAAGLDVNLRDPQDAPRRLGGERP; encoded by the coding sequence ATGGCGACCCACCTTTCGGCGGTCGCCGGCGAACGTCGCTGCCTCAACTGTGGCGGCCACGTCACCGAGCAGTTCTGCCGCGTTTTCGGAGACCTCGACGACCGAGTACACCGCTGCCCCAGCTGCGACAATGGCAACCGGATTAGTCGTGGCAGCGCCGCCGGCCTGGACGTCAACCTCCGCGATCCCCAGGACGCTCCTCGACGCCTCGGAGGTGAGCGCCCATGA
- a CDS encoding SLC13 family permease — protein MAAITPGIVFVFLVILVALVFFATEPVPVDVTALGVMVTLMLVQPMSETLAAAGLLTAPMQLISVEQGLSGFASQATLTVLAMFILSEGVQRTGVVQILGAKIAAVTRESESRQLGAIVGVVAPISGFINNTAAVAILLPMVTDLAERGRNSPSKLLLPLSYASMFGGTLTLIGTSTNILASDISARLGVGAFSMFEFTGLGIVVTLVGTVYLLTVGRYLTPARIRPQSDLTEEFEMGEYLTEVLVREDSPLVGQRVQDALVETALDVDLLQLIRGGEVFLEPLGPKEIQAGDVFAVRTDRDTLVELLDVEGLDLVPVRVDEETLEAGEGGQNLVEVVVAPRSALVGESLSSIGFRQRYDATVLALRRGGELIRRRMDDVRLQVGDTLLVQASTDSIERLDRNRDFIVAQEIERHDFRESKIPVAVGIVALVVAVAALTPIPIVVSALAGALAMIATRCLKPTEIYDAVQWDVIFLLAGVIPLGIAMQETGADQLLADSIVASATALPMLGVLALFYVVTALLTNVISNNASVVLMVPVAVEAATQIGANPLSFVIAVTFAASTAFMTPVGYQTNLFVYGPGGYKFIDYVRVGAPLQLLFAVVTTLGITVFFPVTG, from the coding sequence GTGGCAGCGATAACTCCGGGCATCGTCTTCGTCTTTCTCGTCATTCTCGTCGCGCTCGTTTTCTTCGCGACGGAACCCGTCCCGGTCGACGTCACCGCGCTCGGCGTGATGGTGACGCTGATGCTCGTGCAACCGATGAGCGAGACACTCGCGGCGGCCGGATTGCTGACGGCCCCGATGCAGTTGATTTCGGTCGAGCAGGGGCTGTCGGGCTTTGCGAGTCAAGCGACGCTCACCGTGTTGGCGATGTTCATCCTCAGCGAAGGCGTTCAGCGGACGGGCGTCGTCCAGATCCTCGGCGCGAAAATCGCCGCGGTCACCCGCGAGAGCGAGAGCCGTCAGTTGGGAGCCATCGTCGGCGTCGTCGCGCCCATCTCGGGCTTTATCAACAACACGGCGGCCGTCGCGATTTTGCTCCCGATGGTGACCGACCTCGCCGAACGCGGGCGCAACTCGCCGTCGAAACTGCTGTTGCCGCTGTCGTACGCGTCGATGTTCGGCGGCACGCTCACGCTCATCGGCACGTCCACCAACATCCTCGCGAGCGACATCTCCGCCCGTCTCGGCGTCGGCGCGTTCTCGATGTTCGAGTTCACGGGACTCGGAATCGTCGTGACGCTCGTTGGGACCGTGTATCTGCTCACGGTCGGTCGGTATCTCACACCCGCGCGCATCAGACCGCAGTCGGACCTCACCGAGGAGTTCGAGATGGGCGAGTACCTCACCGAGGTGCTCGTCCGTGAGGACTCCCCGCTCGTCGGCCAGCGCGTGCAGGATGCGCTCGTCGAAACCGCCCTCGACGTCGACCTGCTGCAACTGATTCGCGGCGGCGAGGTGTTTCTCGAACCGCTCGGACCGAAGGAGATTCAGGCCGGCGACGTGTTCGCCGTCCGGACCGACCGCGACACGCTGGTCGAACTCCTCGACGTGGAGGGGCTCGATCTGGTGCCGGTTCGCGTCGACGAGGAGACGTTGGAGGCCGGAGAGGGCGGGCAGAACCTCGTCGAAGTCGTGGTCGCACCGCGGTCGGCGCTCGTCGGCGAATCGCTCTCCTCCATCGGATTTCGACAGCGCTACGACGCCACCGTGTTGGCGCTGCGGCGCGGCGGCGAACTCATCCGTCGACGGATGGACGACGTCAGACTCCAGGTCGGCGACACGCTGCTCGTGCAGGCGTCGACCGACAGCATCGAGCGTCTCGACCGTAACCGCGACTTCATCGTCGCCCAGGAGATTGAGCGTCACGACTTCCGCGAGTCGAAGATTCCGGTCGCCGTCGGTATCGTCGCGCTCGTCGTCGCCGTCGCGGCGCTCACCCCGATTCCCATCGTCGTCTCGGCGCTGGCGGGCGCGCTGGCGATGATCGCGACGCGCTGTCTGAAACCGACCGAGATCTACGACGCCGTCCAGTGGGACGTCATCTTCCTGCTCGCGGGCGTCATCCCGCTCGGTATCGCCATGCAGGAAACCGGTGCCGATCAGTTGCTCGCCGATTCCATCGTCGCCAGCGCCACGGCGCTGCCGATGCTGGGGGTGCTCGCGCTGTTCTACGTCGTCACGGCGCTCTTGACGAACGTCATCTCGAACAACGCGAGCGTGGTTCTGATGGTCCCCGTGGCGGTGGAGGCGGCGACGCAGATCGGCGCGAACCCCCTCTCGTTCGTCATCGCGGTGACGTTTGCGGCGTCGACGGCGTTCATGACGCCTGTCGGCTACCAGACGAATCTCTTCGTCTACGGTCCCGGCGGCTACAAGTTCATCGACTACGTGCGAGTCGGCGCGCCGCTGCAGTTGCTGTTCGCCGTCGTCACGACGCTCGGAATCACGGTGTTCTTCCCTGTGACGGGGTGA
- a CDS encoding MarR family transcriptional regulator: protein MTDALGLVDDDDLVDAGQIKRESCRIWKLETYLRFDIDRKHSLVRTIDKSENLIDVGGGAEIEAFRERQKEGWLESRLESDRWDLLGLVPAETTVEHEDGDTSRVRWQRELKVYQAQDWGEKPRDHWAHHPKVEASLGKGRNPHVDEWHEVLDRLRELVLSHCEWAGVTDDDLVADPYFKPSTRPTVEVEHPEGRREDLQHYYNRFEAVIYSECIKRQTYAAYDILSVLVERHGATYGELEAETGYSRSNLQYHIGRLVDVGLLETQGNPAVICFAAGKLLEIAAESIEDVAAYFGEETLGKRRLEREKRAEETVEKRENGEANGTHERENDPRDLGPDARGDDEDDPLPFVYLKDWSGTPQMIMDQLVDDEHPRGETDVRVRVFPDHDPDGGRR, encoded by the coding sequence ATGACTGATGCGCTCGGTCTCGTCGATGACGACGACCTCGTCGACGCTGGACAAATCAAGCGCGAAAGTTGCCGTATCTGGAAACTGGAGACGTATCTCCGGTTCGATATCGACCGTAAGCACTCGCTCGTCCGCACGATCGACAAGTCGGAGAACCTCATCGATGTCGGCGGTGGTGCCGAAATCGAGGCGTTCCGCGAGCGGCAGAAGGAGGGCTGGTTAGAGTCTCGCCTCGAGTCCGACCGTTGGGACCTCCTGGGTCTCGTTCCTGCTGAGACGACTGTAGAGCACGAAGACGGCGATACCTCCCGCGTGCGCTGGCAGCGCGAACTCAAAGTCTACCAGGCGCAGGACTGGGGTGAGAAACCTCGCGACCACTGGGCGCACCATCCGAAAGTCGAAGCATCACTCGGGAAAGGCCGGAACCCGCACGTCGATGAGTGGCACGAGGTTCTTGATCGCCTTCGTGAACTCGTCCTCTCGCACTGCGAGTGGGCCGGTGTTACTGATGACGATCTTGTCGCCGATCCGTACTTCAAGCCGTCGACGAGGCCGACCGTTGAGGTTGAGCACCCGGAGGGACGTCGTGAGGACCTACAGCACTACTACAACCGCTTCGAGGCCGTCATCTACAGCGAGTGCATCAAGCGGCAGACCTACGCTGCGTACGACATCCTATCGGTCCTCGTCGAGAGACACGGTGCGACCTACGGCGAACTTGAGGCCGAGACGGGGTATTCGCGGTCGAACCTACAGTACCACATCGGTCGGCTCGTCGACGTCGGCCTCCTGGAGACGCAGGGGAACCCGGCGGTGATTTGCTTCGCTGCTGGGAAGCTACTGGAGATAGCCGCCGAGTCCATTGAGGACGTCGCAGCGTACTTTGGAGAAGAGACGCTCGGAAAGCGCCGCCTCGAGCGCGAGAAGCGCGCCGAGGAGACAGTCGAGAAACGAGAGAACGGAGAGGCCAACGGCACACATGAACGCGAGAATGACCCTCGCGACCTCGGTCCCGACGCTCGAGGGGACGATGAGGATGACCCACTCCCCTTCGTGTATCTCAAGGACTGGTCCGGGACGCCGCAGATGATCATGGACCAGCTCGTCGATGACGAGCACCCGCGTGGAGAGACTGACGTCCGAGTAAGGGTCTTCCCGGACCACGACCCGGACGGCGGACGTCGGTAG
- a CDS encoding CBS domain-containing protein — protein sequence MRGIRIGSAFGIPIRLDFTFLLVLPLFAYLIGLDVGALAGTVNDLFGSALDADALTAGAMPWILGSAAAVGLFGCVLLHEFGHSLVALRYGYEIDSITLWLFGGVARFTEIPENWKQELNVALAGPVVSVALGVLSYLAFLALPSSLDAAKFVLGYLALTNVLLAVFNMLPGFPMDGGRVLRALLARDRSYARATQIAAEVGKGFALLLGIFGLFANLWLVALAFFIYIGASSEAQQTVMKAAFQDVTVRDIMTGKEDLHTVDEKASIAELMNRMFTERHTGYPVMRDGRLTGMVTLNDARSVNEVERDAYRVEDVMSRDIASVTPDLDAMEALQLMQENGVGRLPVIDTNGDIVGIVSRTDLMTAFDIIQTSGSPDSIRSLRSSNPPGSL from the coding sequence ATGCGAGGCATTCGAATTGGGAGCGCCTTCGGCATCCCCATCCGGTTGGACTTCACCTTCCTCTTGGTGTTGCCGCTTTTCGCCTATCTCATCGGTCTCGATGTCGGGGCGCTCGCGGGAACGGTCAACGACCTGTTCGGTTCGGCGCTCGACGCCGACGCGCTGACGGCGGGCGCGATGCCGTGGATTCTCGGCAGCGCCGCCGCGGTTGGACTGTTCGGCTGCGTCCTCCTCCACGAGTTCGGTCACTCGCTCGTGGCGCTGCGCTACGGCTACGAGATCGACTCCATCACCCTCTGGCTGTTCGGCGGCGTCGCCCGGTTCACCGAGATTCCCGAGAACTGGAAGCAGGAACTCAACGTCGCGCTCGCCGGCCCCGTCGTCAGCGTCGCTCTCGGCGTCCTCTCGTACCTCGCGTTTCTCGCCCTCCCGTCGAGTCTCGACGCCGCCAAGTTCGTCCTCGGCTACCTCGCGCTGACGAACGTGCTGCTCGCGGTGTTCAACATGCTTCCGGGTTTCCCGATGGACGGCGGCCGCGTCCTCCGGGCGCTGTTGGCCCGCGACCGGTCGTACGCCCGCGCGACCCAGATTGCGGCCGAAGTCGGCAAAGGGTTCGCGCTCCTGCTCGGGATTTTCGGGCTCTTCGCCAACCTCTGGCTCGTCGCGCTCGCGTTCTTCATCTACATCGGCGCGTCCAGCGAGGCCCAACAGACCGTGATGAAGGCCGCGTTCCAGGACGTCACCGTCCGCGACATCATGACCGGCAAGGAGGACCTCCACACCGTCGACGAGAAGGCGAGTATCGCCGAACTGATGAACCGGATGTTCACCGAGCGGCACACGGGCTACCCGGTGATGCGCGACGGGCGACTCACAGGGATGGTGACGCTCAACGACGCCCGCTCGGTCAACGAAGTCGAACGCGACGCCTACCGCGTCGAGGACGTGATGTCGCGCGACATCGCGAGCGTCACCCCGGACCTCGACGCGATGGAGGCGCTGCAGCTGATGCAGGAGAACGGCGTCGGCCGCCTCCCCGTTATCGACACCAACGGCGACATCGTCGGCATCGTCTCGCGGACGGACCTGATGACGGCGTTCGATATCATCCAGACCAGCGGTTCCCCGGACTCCATTCGTTCGCTCCGTTCCTCGAACCCGCCGGGGTCGCTCTGA
- a CDS encoding cupin domain-containing protein, translating to MESSEAGESGAVVKRESEVEYESVGAAEGMRKGVLVSDADGAPNFAIRRFTLDAGASVPKHTNEVEHEQYVLDGEYTVGIDEEEYEVSAGDSLFIPAGVVHWYRNEGDEAGAFLCAVPNGDDSIELVEE from the coding sequence ATGGAATCCAGCGAAGCGGGCGAGAGCGGTGCAGTCGTCAAGCGCGAATCGGAGGTCGAGTACGAGTCGGTCGGCGCGGCCGAGGGGATGCGAAAGGGCGTCCTCGTGAGCGACGCCGACGGTGCACCGAACTTCGCCATTCGGCGGTTCACCCTCGACGCCGGCGCGTCGGTACCGAAACACACCAACGAGGTCGAACACGAGCAGTACGTCCTCGACGGCGAGTACACGGTGGGAATCGACGAGGAGGAGTACGAGGTGTCGGCGGGCGACTCGCTTTTCATCCCCGCGGGCGTCGTCCACTGGTACCGAAACGAGGGCGACGAGGCGGGCGCGTTCCTCTGTGCGGTGCCGAACGGCGACGACAGCATCGAGTTGGTCGAGGAGTGA